The DNA segment tttttttttcaaaggtttCTGTGATGTTTAATACTTTGAACAAGCATGATCATaatttttgtagaaaaaaaaagaggatcattttttatattttttgtttcaacAGACATTTACAAAGTGACTTGTATGTCATTGTTTGAGAATTTGTAAtcatatgtatatatctatatgtatatgtTGCACAGACTAAGTAAATCTTGGGCAGATCTGGTGCAgtctcacagtttttttttttcctaatatatattaattaatggttccttatgttaataaaatatgtttttgtaaattgAAGTTATCATACACATTATGTTATTACACATCATGATTAATCTTGAACGACTAGAACAGATTAGTCttttataattgtgtgtgtgttggtatgtatatacatatgactaagtaataataatgttagataattatcaaaatgtataataatatacagtaaaataaacgGTATTGGCCACGCCCACTTCTCGAAAAGGTCGGGACGTCCCCTGAAAGACACCGTGAGACTTGACACAGTGGCATGTGTGGATTTCAGAGATTTTAGGAAGACATCTGGACAAAAAAATGCATAGCTGGGTCTCATGAGGATAAGTAAGGGAAACGCAGCACGCTGTGAGTTTCACTGGATGTCTGTACGTTCTCCATTCTGGCCACGCCTACTCGACCGCGCCGTACAGATTAAATGAACGTCACCGCGCGATTTACTTTCTGCTGGAAATTAAACTGGAAACTCTGGTGAGTGGCCAATATAAACAATCAATGTAAACCAGTAACAGGCGTTTTTTCCTTCCTATTTTAGGATTTGCACTCCGTTAAGTTTAACATACAGACTCTGCTTTTTGTTAAGGATAACTATCAGTGATATTTGGTTATCGTTGTTGTGTGTCAGTTATTGTTAAGTCTTTGAAAACCTGTTTGCGACATTGTTTCGTTTATCTCAAGAAATGAAGATTCTCCGATATGTCTTGTTTCTACAAGGTTAGTGTTATTTTGGATAATGTTAACAAAGAAAGCAAGACATTATATAAAGGATAAATGTAATGAAGGACATTGCGAGTAtgttaatattgtattgtaatatGTCTATTCAACTAATATAGACGTCCTCTAACAAAATATAGGATATATCAGTCTACCGTACATTAAATACAGATCTGTCCCTGATGTAATAGTGTGTTAATGtgattaatgaaaatataaaatgttgccTTTAATAGTAGGTTAACATTACTTGTCTGAAGGATATAGTCACATCTAAAATTTAGTTTCATTCATTTATCATTGTTTTAAAAGCCAAGAGCCACACACATTGGTAACAGCAATTAGAATATTGGTATTTCTTCTATAATagcctttttacttttttaagaaATTAGACAAGAAACTGTGTCATGTTTTAAAGAGGCATATAGTTAAGAAGAccctaaataaatgaaaataatcagaGCTTAGCTTTCAAACCATAAGTTCAGATTTGAACTTTTTTCTGCAAGTCACTTTTTCTGGTTCCTTACTTCATTTTGAGAGGTCTAAGAAGATATGATATGAAGAGAGGACAGAAAATgagatttgaatttgattttAGAGCTTAGTGAAGAATGTCATCAGGAAGGAAAGGCCAGGAGACTCCCGATAAACAGTCCCACATGTGTGCAAAAGTCTCTGGGACCCGAAATCcctttaaaaatgtgtcttagatgaaaccaaaaaaaaataaataaataaataaaaatggttgaAATTAACCATTAAAAAGCGTATTAGTAAATAAGCGAAGTGCTCGTCATCAACACCAAACCAACAAGTTATACATGTTTCAcgattaatatttttaagtacttattttcattttctagGTTTAGCAAAGCAAAATCCAACTTAATATTCAGTTTTATACCCCTGTGAGCCATCTTATTCTCTCCCTTTACAGATGCTGATGGCTTCGTTGAGGAAAAGTAAGTGACAAATCCAAGTTTTGCAGATTGTTTCCATGAATCCCCCCATGCATTTGTTTATTGCATCACTCtttcataatacatggaaaaaaCATTCAAGGTCGGTGATCATGTCCAGTGTATGAGTCACTCTGAATCAGACtcctgatacaaaaaaaaaaaaaaaaatgaaaaagacttACGTTCGTGATTTTAGACTATTCTCTTGTGAAACCTCATGGATAACTGAGATCAGTGAACTAGGAGCACATGGGATGTTTTAGTGCATCGTTTTGCTCTCCTGTCCTGCAAAACAGGAATgtgtcctgtgtgtgtttgtggtggagGAGGGGTCTGTCCCACTGCACATCCCAGAGTCAATGAGGTAACCAGATTAAACCCATAAAAGTGATGTATAGCAGCGGGGTCTCTAGAAATCCCACTCTTCATAGCAGAGCACATTTACTGAAGCCTGAAGCCTTAACTTtagtttatttattctttttccaTTTCACTAAGGCCTTGGCAAGAGGTACAAAGGCATGTTTTACATTAGTCGAGGTATGGAAAGCAACAAAATACACCGATATTTACTTTATCTTCTTTAGTCGACTTCAATCTGGACAATTGTAACACTAACCACAACCAAAGAAAGTTTTTTGTGTCTGATTTGCTGTATTATTtgagtattatttatttaccattataaaatttaaataaacattgaaaatttagcctactattatagtatttatccATAGTTtacattaacttttatattttcagtgtttttagttCTTGTTGTCATTTTGCTCTTTTAGAATGTTTCCATATAGATTTAATTgacttatttcagttttagtttaattaaGGGTGGTaggatacttaaaaaaaattgctagttaattttacacttaattacaaagaaatggaaagtatcacattgaattaaatgtttaattttgaagCAGAAACACTGAAATAGCATTCAagtgtaaaatgtactccaataagctttgatttttttttataacttaaaaaaataataattttaagagtAAAGGCAGGGTTtctaatatacatacatacatacatacatacatatatatatatatatatatatatatatatatatatatatatatatatatatatatatatattactttaaatttaactgtatatttgtttatatatatttatttaatttcagcttcatTTAAAACACCGAAAAATTTAATAGTTTTCTCctaattttttatagttttgtctttagttttttaaacaataacaatACGGCTTAAAAAAGGGTGATAAAACAATTTTcgctcagaaattgctagtaaatttcacaaataactgCAAAGAAACATCAAGTAACGCATTGATTTGATCCTGAAATCTTGATATAACtctgaaatagtatttttatcTCATCCCTCATACATAGTCATACAGTGACCTCTAGCGGTCATCCTTTTATTGCATCTACTAAACGCAACAGTGCAGAATTTTGTATTGTCTAATgattagtctctctctctctctctctctctgccagtcAACCGTGGGCTCCTTATTCTGCTCATCATTGTGGCTCTTGCTCTTCTTTACAAAAACACCAGACTACAGACACTGCCCAAGGATTCAGGTACACATGCAGAGTACTGATATGCAAGTATAGGCTATGCATATACTCAGTTTATTATATGATCTTATTGCGGTTTATGCAGTACTTAAGAAAGATGGGGCCAAAACAGGTGTGGAGGATGAGAAAGTGTCAGACACTGACATCCCTGTGGTCATCTGTGCTTCAGAGGAGCGTATTGGTGCTGCCATCGCAACCATCAACAGTGTCTACAGCAACAGCCGTGCAAGCATTTTCTTCTACATAGTTACCCTGCGAGATGCCATCAAGAAGATAAGGTCTAATGCAAATATAACACCGGCTAATAGCACTTGGTTGCACCCAACACATGAAGTCATGTCTTTTATTATGGTTATCATTTATTATGGTTAGTtgaattttatttgcatttaacttTCTTCCTTTTGCAGTCAAGAAGCACTGCAGTTTTATAAAAGGCTCGCTACATTGTTTTCctgttacagtaaaaaataaactatatagtGAGAATTTTaagtgtaaataaatatcaataaaatattattagttgaaaataataaaaaatattattatcttttgaaacTTAGTTTTgttggcttttattttttaaactttatttgttttatttatatttgttttattccaGCTATATTTcaattagcaattttttttataatgtagttTTAGATAACAAATGCCCATAATATGTGAATCAGACTTAGCAATCCACCCTTTACATGTCTGAAAGAGAAACGAGAaacatactaataaataaatataatttattttctggaaaACAGGGAATATATAGAGAAGACCAAGCTGAGAAAAATCAAATACAAGATCCTGGAGTTCAATCCGATGGTATTGAAGGGAAAAGTCAATCCGGATTCCTCCAGACCAGAGCTCCTGCACCCTGTGAGTTCTTCTGGGTTACACTGTGTTACTCGTAACTCTTCATTATTTCTAAAACGTTGCCAAATGTATATGACCACCCCCTTCTTACACTCTTGTTAGAAGTTTTGAAGGCTTCTACACACTGTTTCTTAATCCTGGTTTCTTTTGTGTTGCAGCTTAACTTTGTGAGGTTCTACTTGCCACTTCTTGGCATTGAAAATCATGCCCGGATAGTTTACCTGGATGATGATGTCATAGTGCAAGGTGAAATCCATTATTATGTGTGGAAGCATCTGAAATGGATACTTAGCTTACATTTGTACTCATGTTGCACTGATACAAAAGCTTTCATCATCAAGTTAATTATGCAAGCATGATCTCATATGTCAAGTGCATGGAATTAAACCCCTTTACTGCTCTATTCAATGATTTTTGTTACACCTGACTGACAGGAGATATACAGGAACTGTATAACATAAAGCTCAAAGCGGGACACGCTGCTGCGTTCGCCTCAGACTGTGATCTGCCCCCAACACATGAGATGGTGCGCAGTGTGGGGATGCAGGTGTGTATTTATggatgtatgtacagtattagtATTTTGATCACTTAAGTTACTGTTATATGTTGATTTTCATTTCATCCCACAGACAACTTATATGGGCTTTCTGGACTACCGTAAAGAGGAAGTCAGAGAGCTGGGCATCAACCCCAGCGACTGCTCCTTTAATCCAGGTGTTTTTGTAGCAGACATCGGTGAAtggaaaaagcaaaaaataactaaacagctGGAGAAATGGATGGCTAAGAATGTCAGGTGATACGGTATATTGGTTCATATTGTGTTTTTATGCGATCAAATTGGTTcccatttaataattaatttttccaTGTCAATGTAGGGAGAATCTGTACAGCAGTGCCATGGCAGGCGGTGTGGCCACCCCCCCAATGCTGATCGTCTTTCATGATAAATACACAACCATTGATCCAATGTGGCATGTCAGACACCTCGGTAATGGTCTTCTACTATTATTTTGGTTAACAAATCTCAACgaataattaaacatttcttcaGTCTTATGGTctcaaaatatatgtattatgccatatttattttgaaaatatctgtACTTAAGTTCTAAACTGAaacattgatatataaataatatacacacacagagagagcatGCACAGCTGTAATTTAAGAGTAAACATGTATTTACCAGTGTTAAAGTAATTAAAGTGTATTTATTATAAAGTATACTACTATTCAAAAGGGAATTCATAAATTAATTCAGAAGGAATCAATCAAGGtaataaaatgacagtaaagacattgttacaaaagtatgttgttattttaaacttCCCATTCACAAAACCCTGAAAAAAAttgcacttttcacaaaaacattaagcagcacaactttttttttttttacatttataacaagAAATTTTGTtctgatcaccaaatcagcatattaaaccGCAtaataggatcatgtgacactgatcctggagacactgatgactggagttaTGATACTGgaaattaatgttacattttaaaatgcaaaaaaaaaaaaaaaaaaagcatattccCCAAATACccatttaatttttcaaaaacttcTACAGTAACCTGAGATATATGGTTTGTTTTTAACAAGAATGAGTCCTTAGACTGTAGGAGTCAAAGATTAGCTCTCTTCTTGAACATCACAATGTCTACTAAAAGCAAATGTGAAGATTTGTGAGTTTAAGCTAGCAGTAA comes from the Carassius auratus strain Wakin chromosome 4, ASM336829v1, whole genome shotgun sequence genome and includes:
- the LOC113059984 gene encoding glycosyltransferase 8 domain-containing protein 2-like isoform X1 — protein: MSCFYKMLMASLRKINRGLLILLIIVALALLYKNTRLQTLPKDSVLKKDGAKTGVEDEKVSDTDIPVVICASEERIGAAIATINSVYSNSRASIFFYIVTLRDAIKKIREYIEKTKLRKIKYKILEFNPMVLKGKVNPDSSRPELLHPLNFVRFYLPLLGIENHARIVYLDDDVIVQGDIQELYNIKLKAGHAAAFASDCDLPPTHEMVRSVGMQTTYMGFLDYRKEEVRELGINPSDCSFNPGVFVADIGEWKKQKITKQLEKWMAKNVRENLYSSAMAGGVATPPMLIVFHDKYTTIDPMWHVRHLGWSPDTHYPRSFLKDARLLHWNGHFKPWNYPCVHLDIWEKWFIPDPTGRFTLVRP
- the LOC113059984 gene encoding glycosyltransferase 8 domain-containing protein 2-like isoform X2 produces the protein MLMASLRKINRGLLILLIIVALALLYKNTRLQTLPKDSVLKKDGAKTGVEDEKVSDTDIPVVICASEERIGAAIATINSVYSNSRASIFFYIVTLRDAIKKIREYIEKTKLRKIKYKILEFNPMVLKGKVNPDSSRPELLHPLNFVRFYLPLLGIENHARIVYLDDDVIVQGDIQELYNIKLKAGHAAAFASDCDLPPTHEMVRSVGMQTTYMGFLDYRKEEVRELGINPSDCSFNPGVFVADIGEWKKQKITKQLEKWMAKNVRENLYSSAMAGGVATPPMLIVFHDKYTTIDPMWHVRHLGWSPDTHYPRSFLKDARLLHWNGHFKPWNYPCVHLDIWEKWFIPDPTGRFTLVRP
- the LOC113059984 gene encoding glycosyltransferase 8 domain-containing protein 2-like isoform X3; the protein is MFYISRVNRGLLILLIIVALALLYKNTRLQTLPKDSVLKKDGAKTGVEDEKVSDTDIPVVICASEERIGAAIATINSVYSNSRASIFFYIVTLRDAIKKIREYIEKTKLRKIKYKILEFNPMVLKGKVNPDSSRPELLHPLNFVRFYLPLLGIENHARIVYLDDDVIVQGDIQELYNIKLKAGHAAAFASDCDLPPTHEMVRSVGMQTTYMGFLDYRKEEVRELGINPSDCSFNPGVFVADIGEWKKQKITKQLEKWMAKNVRENLYSSAMAGGVATPPMLIVFHDKYTTIDPMWHVRHLGWSPDTHYPRSFLKDARLLHWNGHFKPWNYPCVHLDIWEKWFIPDPTGRFTLVRP